The Crocosphaera sp. UHCC 0190 genome has a window encoding:
- the ribBA gene encoding bifunctional 3,4-dihydroxy-2-butanone-4-phosphate synthase/GTP cyclohydrolase II produces MNASQTLMPEFDPIDAALADIKSGRAIIVVDDENRENEGDLICAAQFATPNMINFMAVEARGLICLAMQGERLDALDLPLMVTKNTDSNQTAFTVSIDASPHLGVTTGISAEDRARTIQVAINPNTQSDDLTRPGHIFPIRAKEGGVLKRAGHTEAAVDLSRLAGLYPAGVICEIQNPDGSMARLPELFDYAKKHDLKLISIADLISYRLKHDRFVYLETVCQFPSQFGTFKIYAYRNVLDETEHVAIVKGDPAEFKDHSVMVRMHSECLTGDALGSLRCDCRMQLQTALKMIEEAGLGVVVYLRQEGRGIGLVNKLKAYSLQDMGLDTVEANERLGFPADLRDYGMGAQMLNDLGVKKIRLITNNPRKIAGLKGYGLEVVDRLPLLIESNNYNSSYLATKAEKLGHLLLQTYLITIAIDWDIKTGSVTERYANLEQVRQLSRSAQLLLQEETRPVAIALFEHPSLIFHLGFEQAQMVAHNWYHQGKHPYVQAILNILDDLVTWPNIKRLEFLISAGDDPMLGLQVKLDRHSFPLTKKPSICTLPWELQTIYSFTQT; encoded by the coding sequence GTGAACGCCTCACAAACCTTAATGCCTGAATTTGACCCCATTGATGCTGCCTTAGCTGATATTAAATCTGGCCGCGCTATTATTGTCGTAGATGATGAGAACCGCGAAAATGAAGGCGATCTCATCTGTGCTGCCCAATTTGCCACCCCTAATATGATAAATTTTATGGCAGTAGAGGCCAGGGGATTGATCTGTTTAGCCATGCAAGGGGAACGGTTAGACGCGCTAGATCTGCCCTTAATGGTCACAAAAAACACCGATAGCAACCAAACCGCATTTACCGTCAGTATCGATGCGTCACCTCATCTTGGTGTCACCACAGGCATTTCCGCAGAAGACCGGGCCCGCACCATTCAAGTTGCCATTAATCCTAACACCCAATCCGACGATTTAACCCGTCCTGGTCATATTTTTCCCATCCGTGCAAAAGAAGGAGGGGTTCTCAAACGGGCCGGCCATACAGAGGCCGCAGTAGACTTATCTAGGTTAGCAGGACTTTATCCGGCCGGGGTGATCTGTGAGATCCAAAACCCTGATGGTTCGATGGCCCGACTGCCTGAACTATTTGATTATGCCAAAAAACACGATCTAAAACTAATTAGTATTGCCGATTTAATTAGTTATCGTTTGAAACATGATCGTTTTGTTTATTTAGAAACAGTGTGTCAGTTTCCTAGTCAGTTTGGAACCTTTAAAATATATGCTTATCGCAATGTTTTAGATGAAACGGAACACGTTGCTATAGTAAAAGGTGATCCTGCTGAGTTTAAAGATCATTCTGTTATGGTAAGAATGCACTCCGAATGTTTAACCGGAGATGCTTTAGGATCTTTACGTTGTGACTGTCGAATGCAGCTACAAACAGCACTTAAAATGATAGAAGAAGCCGGGTTAGGTGTGGTGGTTTATTTACGACAGGAAGGCCGAGGAATAGGGTTAGTTAATAAATTAAAAGCTTATTCTTTGCAAGATATGGGACTAGATACCGTAGAAGCAAATGAACGATTAGGGTTTCCCGCAGATTTACGAGACTATGGAATGGGGGCCCAAATGTTGAATGATTTGGGCGTTAAAAAAATTCGTCTCATTACTAATAATCCTCGAAAAATTGCCGGGTTAAAAGGGTATGGTTTAGAAGTAGTAGATCGTCTTCCTTTGTTAATAGAATCCAATAATTATAATTCAAGTTACTTAGCAACCAAAGCAGAAAAATTAGGGCATTTACTCCTACAAACCTATTTAATTACTATTGCCATCGATTGGGACATAAAAACAGGTTCAGTCACAGAACGTTATGCTAATTTAGAACAGGTTCGTCAATTAAGTCGTTCCGCACAATTATTATTACAAGAAGAAACAAGACCCGTTGCGATCGCCTTATTTGAACACCCTTCTTTAATTTTTCATCTAGGGTTTGAACAGGCCCAAATGGTGGCTCATAATTGGTATCATCAAGGGAAACATCCTTATGTTCAGGCAATTCTGAATATTTTAGATGATCTTGTTACTTGGCCTAATATTAAACGCTTAGAATTTTTAATTTCTGCGGGAGATGATCCCATGTTAGGGTTACAAGTTAAATTAGATCGTCATAGCTTTCCCTTAACAAAAAAACCCTCTATTTGTACCCTTCCCTGGGAACTGCAAACCATTTATAGTTTTACGCAAACATAG
- a CDS encoding chromate transporter — translation MSCKKFDHWQDIERVEILDRESLEFTLVSDRLWTLAKLFLKLSILGFGGAHATIAMMNDEAVVRRKWLTTEQFTEGLALCEILPGPASTQMGIYIGYLLAGQIGALIAGLCFIIPAFLILVLLSWIYFTWEKLPQLEGILFGVSSVVIGIIFSFCWQLGQKALTNNFARAIAVFVFFLSLFSQVSLLLQFMISGLAGLWFYYFKNKSFIFKNFRMIFAIFIPAEAIVISGFYTGEQMRQCLVSWSCFFSTTSNFILTKLLAIIPYPIFQETLSTEIITVSSFWGWEHIKRFFIPLSWFFLKTGTLTFGGALVIIPVLKLNVVDKFHWLNLTEFINGIALGQISPGPVTLSSAFIGYKIAGFWGAIIATVAVFMPSFMFIMIAAPLWLKLRNSIRVRAFIKGVTPAVVGAITAISVSLLINTLSQFTFVESMIAVIIVLAALVALLCYQIPTWVLIALGAIIKPLVTIIT, via the coding sequence ATGTCATGTAAAAAGTTCGATCACTGGCAAGACATAGAAAGGGTGGAAATTTTGGATCGGGAGAGCTTAGAATTTACTCTTGTATCTGATCGTTTATGGACATTAGCTAAGTTATTTCTAAAGCTCAGTATCTTGGGTTTTGGAGGCGCACACGCCACTATAGCCATGATGAACGATGAAGCGGTAGTGAGACGCAAATGGTTAACCACGGAACAATTTACTGAAGGTCTAGCTCTTTGTGAGATCTTACCTGGGCCAGCTTCTACTCAGATGGGAATTTATATCGGTTATCTTTTGGCGGGACAAATTGGTGCATTAATTGCGGGGTTATGTTTTATCATTCCTGCGTTTTTAATTCTTGTCTTACTCAGTTGGATATATTTTACTTGGGAAAAATTACCCCAACTTGAAGGGATTCTTTTTGGGGTTTCTTCAGTGGTTATAGGGATCATCTTTTCCTTTTGTTGGCAATTAGGTCAAAAAGCATTAACTAATAATTTTGCTAGGGCGATCGCGGTTTTTGTTTTTTTCCTCAGTTTATTTTCCCAGGTTAGTCTCCTGCTACAATTTATGATTTCGGGACTAGCAGGACTGTGGTTTTATTATTTCAAGAATAAGTCTTTTATTTTCAAAAATTTTAGGATGATTTTTGCAATATTTATCCCAGCAGAAGCTATCGTGATATCTGGTTTTTACACAGGGGAACAGATGAGACAATGCTTGGTTTCCTGGAGTTGCTTTTTCTCGACAACAAGTAACTTTATTTTGACCAAATTACTCGCAATTATTCCCTATCCAATTTTTCAGGAAACTCTCTCAACAGAAATTATAACAGTGTCTAGTTTTTGGGGATGGGAACATATTAAGAGATTTTTTATTCCCCTGAGTTGGTTTTTCTTAAAAACAGGAACCTTAACTTTTGGCGGAGCTTTAGTGATTATTCCTGTGCTAAAACTTAATGTGGTCGATAAGTTTCATTGGTTAAACTTAACTGAATTTATCAATGGCATTGCCCTCGGTCAAATTTCTCCGGGGCCAGTCACCTTAAGTTCGGCTTTTATCGGATACAAAATAGCAGGATTTTGGGGAGCAATTATTGCTACTGTGGCTGTTTTTATGCCATCATTCATGTTTATTATGATAGCGGCTCCCCTGTGGTTAAAACTGCGTAATAGCATCAGAGTTCGTGCTTTTATTAAGGGGGTAACTCCCGCCGTAGTTGGAGCGATCACAGCTATCTCTGTTTCCTTATTAATAAATACTTTGTCTCAGTTTACTTTTGTTGAGTCAATGATCGCTGTCATCATTGTCCTAGCTGCGTTAGTCGCTTTATTGTGTTACCAAATACCCACTTGGGTGTTGATTGCTTTGGGAGCTATAATTAAACCCTTAGTAACAATAATCACTTAA
- the acpP gene encoding acyl carrier protein, with the protein MNQDLFEKVKAIVADQLEVKAEDIKPESSFANDLGADSLDTVELVMALEEEFEVEIPDEVAEQIDTVGKAVSYIEEQSA; encoded by the coding sequence ATGAACCAAGATCTTTTTGAAAAAGTCAAAGCAATTGTGGCCGATCAACTCGAAGTTAAGGCCGAAGACATTAAACCAGAATCCAGTTTTGCCAATGATTTAGGGGCTGATTCCCTAGACACAGTAGAATTGGTCATGGCCCTAGAAGAAGAATTTGAAGTTGAAATTCCCGACGAGGTAGCTGAGCAGATTGATACTGTTGGCAAAGCAGTCAGTTATATTGAAGAACAGTCAGCTTAA
- the cbiQ gene encoding cobalt ECF transporter T component CbiQ, protein MLLHIHSLLNSAKKQPRTFWHSLAPQTRLLCTLISVFAIALTPNGQWKTWGVYGLGVLITIFVSRVSLRRLLARVVIEFAFVGVVLLGTLFRPEGQVIWSWGILKITTTGVMVLGSVTLKVMLSLFVVNTLILTTSIPDLFQALLALRTPPLLVAIMASMYRYIDVLNREFTSMRRAAISRNLMSNPQMIRQVMGNAIGSLFIRSYERGELIYQAMLSRGYQGVPSSPEKLIYKKRDIGALLWTGIMVILGQIIHLI, encoded by the coding sequence ATGCTGTTGCACATCCATTCCCTTCTCAACTCAGCCAAAAAACAGCCCCGGACATTTTGGCATTCTCTTGCCCCGCAAACACGCTTACTGTGTACCTTAATCAGTGTTTTCGCCATCGCTTTAACCCCCAATGGACAATGGAAGACTTGGGGGGTTTATGGTTTGGGGGTGTTAATAACAATCTTCGTCAGTCGTGTTTCTTTGAGGCGTTTATTAGCCAGAGTTGTGATTGAATTTGCCTTTGTGGGGGTTGTTTTATTGGGAACCCTATTTCGTCCAGAAGGCCAAGTGATTTGGTCATGGGGAATCTTAAAAATTACCACCACAGGGGTAATGGTGTTAGGCAGTGTAACCCTGAAGGTGATGTTATCGTTGTTCGTTGTGAATACCTTAATTTTGACAACTTCGATCCCCGATCTCTTTCAAGCTTTGTTAGCCTTAAGAACACCGCCCTTATTAGTGGCCATAATGGCCTCAATGTACCGTTATATTGATGTCTTAAATCGAGAATTTACCAGCATGAGACGGGCCGCCATTTCTCGTAATCTAATGAGCAATCCTCAAATGATTCGTCAGGTTATGGGCAATGCCATCGGTTCTTTATTTATTCGGAGTTATGAGCGAGGAGAGTTAATTTATCAGGCCATGTTATCAAGGGGATATCAAGGAGTCCCATCATCCCCAGAGAAACTGATTTATAAAAAACGGGATATTGGGGCTTTGCTGTGGACGGGAATTATGGTGATTTTAGGACAAATCATCCATCTAATTTAG
- the cbiM gene encoding cobalt transporter CbiM — protein sequence MLSLIQFSRLPTYLALHIPDGFLSLPVSLFCWIIALVLIAVSLKRVQKDYQERTVPLMGVCAAFIFAAQMINFPIPGGTSGHLLGGTLAGILLGPWAGTLVMTVVFIVQAVLFQDGGLTVLGANIVNMGLLGTFCGYYLYKSIRVTLGRQSWNSMAIATVVASWFSVVIAAVMTAVQLALSETVPFTIAMIAMVSWHLVIGVGEAIITLIAISFVWRSRPDLLYDPPHSLKFNPDARS from the coding sequence ATGCTCAGCTTGATTCAATTTTCTAGATTGCCAACTTATTTGGCCCTGCATATTCCTGATGGGTTTTTAAGCTTACCAGTTAGTCTGTTTTGCTGGATAATTGCTCTTGTTTTAATTGCGGTATCCTTAAAACGGGTACAAAAAGATTATCAAGAACGAACCGTTCCCTTAATGGGGGTTTGTGCTGCCTTTATTTTCGCGGCCCAGATGATTAATTTTCCTATTCCTGGGGGAACATCAGGACACCTTTTAGGGGGAACCCTGGCCGGTATTTTGTTGGGGCCTTGGGCCGGAACCCTGGTGATGACAGTGGTGTTTATTGTGCAGGCCGTTTTATTCCAAGATGGGGGTTTAACTGTCTTGGGGGCCAATATTGTCAATATGGGACTCTTAGGCACATTTTGCGGCTATTACCTTTATAAATCTATTCGGGTTACTTTAGGTCGTCAGTCCTGGAATAGTATGGCGATCGCCACCGTTGTTGCTTCCTGGTTTAGTGTGGTGATCGCTGCGGTAATGACGGCAGTCCAACTCGCCTTATCAGAAACTGTACCTTTTACCATAGCTATGATCGCAATGGTATCTTGGCATCTTGTCATCGGTGTCGGAGAAGCCATTATTACTTTAATTGCTATCAGTTTTGTCTGGCGATCGCGCCCCGATCTTCTTTATGATCCGCCCCATTCTCTTAAGTTTAACCCCGACGCAAGATCTTAA
- a CDS encoding PDGLE domain-containing protein encodes MTDNLPHKRNRLLIVTGLGIALIIAIFVSPFASQNPDGLDRVSQDLEFDHKAVEDAPAQKLPFYHVFESYDLRGVPEGLARPLAGLVGTLVTFGIAWGAGKLLSRPTTNHPPSHQEGTDTE; translated from the coding sequence ATGACTGATAATCTTCCTCATAAACGCAATCGCCTGTTAATTGTCACCGGATTGGGCATTGCTTTAATCATTGCCATCTTTGTCTCTCCCTTTGCCAGTCAAAATCCTGATGGTTTAGATCGGGTGTCTCAAGATTTAGAATTTGATCATAAGGCAGTTGAAGACGCACCCGCCCAAAAATTGCCTTTTTATCACGTTTTTGAATCCTATGACCTACGGGGTGTTCCCGAAGGTTTAGCTAGGCCCCTCGCGGGTTTAGTAGGAACTCTGGTAACGTTTGGCATTGCTTGGGGGGCAGGAAAATTGTTGAGCCGACCCACGACTAATCATCCTCCATCACATCAAGAAGGAACAGATACAGAGTAA
- a CDS encoding mechanosensitive ion channel family protein: MKKKNQLIKVICIFLTTLIIVFSTNIFSPIYSLDTPEKTENFPVVLDDDTLFMIQNPTGSISAEERADIINRRLNKLANDDSLEINDDDFDLDDKGNIIVLLYKGKTLTTITEDDAKSAYESRQKLAEERLKIIQKAIKRYRRERQPFYWVLGIIFTIVTFLILLLTLKIFDVIFPYFYSLLDSWQGTLIPSIRIQNLELLSAERLTKIFKKIVKVIRISLTFFILYAFLPVVLGFFPQTRQVGRILFDYLLRAINLVSTALVGYLPNIFIVSIIIYLTYYSLRFLKWIFGEIETGNISFIGFYSEWAQPTYRILTWLTIALAAVFAFPYLPGFNSPAFQGVSAFLALLFTLGSTGVVSNTVSGFVLIYTRAFQVSDRVKIGDAVGDVLDKTLLVTRIRTIKNVVITIPNSVIMNSNVINFSALARDLQRPLILHTTITLGYDIPWRHVHQTLIAAAQASNYILKEPPPFVLQTALNDFYISYEINAYTNESTKMAEIYSELHQNIQDKCAEGDIEILSPHYAALRDGNHNTIPADYLPENYTAPGFKIDPITNILNQNYDQNHSNH; encoded by the coding sequence ATGAAGAAAAAAAACCAGCTTATAAAAGTAATTTGTATTTTTTTAACAACCCTAATTATTGTTTTCTCAACTAACATTTTTTCCCCAATATACAGTCTAGATACTCCCGAAAAAACAGAAAATTTTCCGGTTGTTTTAGATGATGATACCCTCTTTATGATTCAGAATCCAACTGGTTCTATTTCTGCGGAAGAACGAGCAGATATTATCAACAGAAGACTTAATAAACTGGCTAATGATGATTCCTTAGAAATTAATGATGATGATTTTGATTTAGACGATAAAGGCAATATTATTGTTCTTTTATATAAAGGAAAGACTTTAACTACGATTACCGAAGACGATGCAAAATCTGCCTATGAATCTCGTCAAAAATTAGCAGAAGAACGTTTAAAAATCATTCAAAAGGCTATTAAACGATATCGCCGAGAGAGACAGCCTTTTTATTGGGTTTTAGGAATTATTTTTACGATTGTAACTTTTCTGATATTATTATTAACCTTAAAGATTTTTGATGTTATTTTTCCTTATTTTTATAGTCTTTTAGATAGTTGGCAAGGTACATTAATTCCCTCAATTAGAATACAAAATTTAGAACTTTTATCAGCAGAAAGATTAACCAAAATCTTCAAGAAAATTGTTAAAGTTATTCGCATTTCTCTGACTTTCTTTATTCTTTATGCGTTTCTTCCTGTTGTTTTAGGGTTTTTCCCCCAAACCAGGCAAGTTGGTCGTATTCTATTTGATTATTTACTTAGGGCAATTAATCTAGTTTCGACTGCACTTGTCGGTTATTTACCGAATATTTTTATTGTTTCAATTATTATCTATTTAACGTATTATAGTCTTCGTTTTCTCAAGTGGATTTTCGGGGAAATAGAAACAGGAAATATCTCTTTTATTGGTTTTTATTCTGAATGGGCCCAACCGACTTATCGAATATTAACCTGGTTAACCATTGCTTTAGCTGCGGTATTTGCCTTCCCTTATTTACCAGGCTTTAATTCCCCCGCATTTCAAGGAGTTTCTGCCTTTCTGGCCCTTTTATTTACTTTGGGGTCTACAGGAGTTGTCTCGAATACGGTATCAGGATTTGTGTTAATTTATACCCGTGCTTTTCAAGTTTCAGATCGGGTAAAAATTGGGGATGCTGTTGGGGATGTTTTAGACAAAACTTTGTTAGTCACGCGAATTCGCACGATTAAAAATGTGGTGATTACTATTCCCAATTCTGTGATAATGAATAGTAATGTTATTAATTTTAGTGCCTTAGCTAGAGATCTGCAACGTCCTTTAATTTTACATACAACTATTACTCTGGGGTATGATATTCCTTGGCGGCACGTTCATCAAACCTTAATTGCTGCGGCCCAAGCAAGTAACTATATTTTAAAAGAGCCACCTCCGTTTGTCTTACAAACTGCGTTGAATGATTTTTATATCAGTTATGAAATTAATGCCTATACCAATGAATCAACAAAAATGGCAGAAATTTATTCAGAACTGCATCAAAATATTCAAGATAAATGTGCAGAGGGAGATATTGAAATCCTGTCTCCTCATTATGCTGCTTTGCGAGACGGTAATCATAATACGATTCCTGCTGATTACTTACCGGAAAATTATACCGCGCCAGGCTTTAAGATCGATCCTATTACTAACATTTTGAACCAGAATTACGATCAAAATCATTCCAACCATTAG
- a CDS encoding formylmethanofuran dehydrogenase subunit E family protein produces MFFRLFLTLILVNFSLVSFPKIVRSETPDEWVQLGRRIHGGFGSYVAMGIRIGLDAMEKLEAKPGELTVIYQDGQFTPCPCVADGLMIATGATPGQNSLKVVPSTVNIKTFGVAILKNKKTGRSLQYILPLSTRSQLDTWNENLTERERYDAVMNAPADDLFSVKID; encoded by the coding sequence ATGTTTTTCAGATTATTCCTTACCCTAATTTTAGTCAATTTTTCCTTAGTAAGTTTTCCCAAAATTGTGCGCTCGGAAACCCCTGATGAGTGGGTACAATTAGGAAGGCGTATTCATGGGGGTTTTGGTTCCTATGTGGCCATGGGTATTCGTATCGGACTTGATGCGATGGAAAAATTAGAGGCAAAACCAGGTGAATTGACTGTTATCTATCAAGATGGCCAGTTTACGCCTTGTCCCTGTGTCGCTGATGGTTTAATGATTGCTACAGGAGCAACCCCTGGTCAAAATTCTTTAAAAGTTGTACCATCTACGGTTAATATTAAGACTTTTGGGGTCGCTATTCTTAAAAACAAAAAGACTGGGCGATCGCTACAATATATCTTACCCTTATCCACTCGCTCACAGTTAGATACTTGGAATGAGAATTTAACGGAAAGAGAACGCTATGATGCGGTAATGAATGCCCCTGCTGATGACCTTTTTTCTGTGAAAATTGACTAA
- a CDS encoding heavy metal-responsive transcriptional regulator, whose protein sequence is MKEMLTISEVAHQLSLNPQTIYFYERIGLIPAPRRSGGGYRLFSKEDVTRLSLIIGLKSLDLTLEEIRWILKLKDNHGLTCQQVAQELQDKIIQLDAKIAQMQTLRTELTNLFNECQSRIQSHLQPCEGSGSRCCNIPD, encoded by the coding sequence ATGAAAGAAATGTTAACCATTAGTGAAGTGGCTCACCAATTGAGTCTCAACCCTCAAACCATTTACTTTTACGAGAGAATTGGGCTAATTCCAGCCCCCCGTCGCAGTGGAGGAGGATATCGGTTATTTAGTAAGGAAGATGTGACTAGATTGTCTTTAATTATAGGCTTGAAAAGTTTAGATCTTACCTTAGAGGAAATTAGATGGATTCTCAAGCTTAAAGATAATCATGGCTTAACTTGTCAGCAAGTAGCTCAAGAGTTGCAAGATAAAATTATCCAACTCGATGCAAAAATTGCTCAGATGCAAACCCTACGCACTGAGTTAACCAACCTCTTCAATGAGTGCCAATCTCGGATTCAATCTCATCTTCAACCCTGTGAAGGTTCAGGGAGCAGGTGCTGCAACATACCCGATTAA
- a CDS encoding homogentisate phytyltransferase: MSQISVNQPKNFLRNPLSWLSSFWNFSRPHTIIGTSLSVFALYLIALATFKTEITFNHITELLGALIACLCGNIYIVGLNQLEDIKIDQINKPYLPLASGDFSLLQGRLIVGISGVFALIIAFIFGFWLGVTVAISLIIGTAYSLPPIRLKQFPFLAALCIFTVRGVIVNLGLFLYFSNCFINTSVLVPTVWILTAFVVVFTVAIAIFKDVPDLEGDKEYNITTFTIILGKSTIFKITYGIILFCYLGIIAIGFLQISNINGWVLILSHLSLLGLLSWRSQRVDLEDKDSIARFYQFIWKLFFLEYLLFPIACFFH; this comes from the coding sequence ATGTCTCAAATTTCTGTCAATCAACCTAAAAATTTTTTGCGAAACCCTTTATCTTGGCTGTCAAGTTTCTGGAATTTTTCCCGTCCCCATACAATTATTGGCACCAGTTTAAGTGTTTTTGCCTTGTATTTAATTGCCCTAGCAACCTTTAAAACAGAGATTACTTTCAACCATATTACGGAGTTATTAGGGGCTTTAATAGCCTGTTTGTGTGGCAATATTTATATTGTGGGATTAAATCAATTAGAAGACATCAAAATTGATCAAATTAATAAGCCCTATTTGCCCTTAGCTTCCGGGGATTTTTCTTTATTACAAGGGCGTTTGATTGTAGGGATTTCTGGTGTTTTTGCCTTGATTATTGCTTTTATTTTCGGTTTTTGGTTAGGGGTAACTGTGGCCATTAGTTTAATAATTGGAACAGCTTATTCTTTACCGCCAATTCGCTTAAAACAGTTTCCTTTTTTAGCTGCTTTGTGTATTTTTACAGTCAGGGGTGTTATTGTTAATTTAGGACTGTTTTTGTATTTTAGTAATTGTTTTATTAACACCTCTGTTTTAGTTCCTACTGTTTGGATTTTAACCGCTTTTGTGGTGGTGTTTACTGTGGCGATCGCTATTTTTAAAGATGTTCCTGATCTGGAAGGAGACAAAGAATATAATATTACAACCTTCACCATAATACTTGGAAAATCAACAATTTTCAAGATAACTTATGGTATCATTCTGTTTTGTTATTTAGGTATAATCGCCATCGGATTTTTGCAAATTTCTAATATTAATGGATGGGTTTTAATTTTGTCCCATCTGAGTCTATTGGGGTTACTTTCATGGCGTAGTCAACGGGTAGACTTAGAAGATAAAGATTCAATTGCTCGTTTTTATCAATTTATTTGGAAATTATTCTTTTTAGAATATTTACTCTTTCCTATCGCTTGTTTTTTCCATTAA
- the fabF gene encoding beta-ketoacyl-ACP synthase II — protein MTNSQLKRVVVTGLGAITPIGNTLTEYWEGLLSGRNGIGEITHFDAAQHACRIAGEVKGFDPHNYLDRKEAKRMDRFAQFGVITSLQALKDSQLVINDLNADQVGVIIGTGVGGIKVLEDQQEIYLTRGPSRCSPFMIPMMIGNMAAGLTAIHTGAKGPNTCTVTACAAGSNAIGDAFRLIQQGYAKAMICGGTEAAVTPLGLGGFAAARALSTRNDDPATASRPFDKDRDGFVMGEGSGILVLEELEQALDRGAKIYGEIVGYAMTCDAYHMTAPVPGGRGATRAMELALKDGGISPEQVSYINAHGTSTAANDVTETKAIKKALGSHAYNIAISSTKSMTGHLLGGSGGIEAVATVMAIANDKVPPTINLENPDPECDLDYVPHQSRPLIVDVALSNSFGFGGHNVTLAFKKYT, from the coding sequence ATGACGAATTCACAATTAAAGCGAGTAGTGGTAACAGGGTTAGGCGCAATTACCCCCATTGGCAATACCCTAACGGAATATTGGGAGGGTTTGCTGAGCGGACGCAATGGGATCGGCGAAATTACCCATTTTGATGCCGCCCAACACGCTTGCCGAATTGCCGGGGAAGTAAAAGGATTTGACCCTCACAACTACTTAGATCGCAAAGAAGCGAAGCGGATGGATCGTTTTGCTCAATTTGGAGTAATAACAAGTCTACAGGCTTTAAAGGACTCACAGCTAGTCATTAATGACCTGAATGCAGACCAGGTAGGAGTGATTATTGGCACAGGGGTGGGTGGGATCAAAGTCCTCGAAGATCAACAAGAAATTTATTTAACCCGTGGCCCAAGTCGCTGTAGTCCCTTTATGATTCCCATGATGATCGGTAACATGGCGGCCGGGTTAACCGCCATTCATACCGGAGCAAAAGGGCCTAATACCTGTACCGTGACCGCTTGTGCTGCGGGTTCTAATGCCATTGGTGATGCTTTCCGACTCATTCAACAAGGTTATGCCAAAGCCATGATTTGTGGTGGCACAGAAGCAGCCGTTACCCCCCTCGGTTTAGGGGGATTTGCCGCAGCTAGGGCTTTATCCACCCGTAATGATGATCCAGCAACGGCCAGTCGCCCCTTTGACAAAGATCGAGATGGATTTGTGATGGGAGAAGGATCAGGGATCTTAGTGTTAGAAGAACTCGAACAGGCCTTAGACCGAGGAGCCAAAATTTATGGAGAAATAGTGGGTTATGCCATGACTTGTGATGCTTATCACATGACGGCCCCTGTTCCCGGTGGTCGTGGGGCAACCCGTGCCATGGAACTTGCTCTCAAAGACGGAGGCATTTCTCCTGAACAAGTGAGTTACATCAATGCTCATGGTACCAGCACCGCAGCTAATGATGTGACGGAAACTAAGGCGATCAAAAAAGCCCTGGGAAGCCATGCTTATAATATTGCCATTAGTTCCACAAAATCCATGACGGGTCATTTGTTAGGAGGATCGGGCGGCATTGAAGCTGTGGCCACCGTGATGGCGATCGCTAATGACAAAGTTCCCCCAACCATTAATTTAGAGAATCCTGATCCTGAGTGCGATCTTGATTATGTCCCCCATCAAAGTCGTCCTTTGATCGTAGATGTTGCCTTATCTAATTCCTTTGGATTTGGCGGTCATAATGTTACCTTAGCGTTTAAGAAATATACTTAA